The Limosilactobacillus panis DNA segment GAGGATAGGTTTGGAAAACCGAAAGTACACAAGGGCGCGTAGTACCGATTATGGTGAAGGTAAAGGTATGAGTGTCACTATCCAAGACTTAGTCTTGGATCGCAATAACCTTAATCAGGCTTATTTGCGAGTTAAGAGAAATAAAGGAGCGGCGGGTATTGACGATATGACTGTCAATGACCTTCTGCCCTACCTCAGGGAAAATAAAACGGAATTAATCACCAACCTACGTGAGGGCAATTATAAGCCAGCACCGGTTAAACGAGTGGAAATTCCCAAGCCCAACGGTGGAGTGAGAAAACTAGGGATACCAACGGTAGTGGACCGCCTGGTCCAACAAGCAGTTGCCCAGGTACTCACGCCCATCTTTGAGCGAGTTTTCTCTGACAATAGTTTTGGTTTCCGCCCTCATCGTGGAGCCCAAGACGCAATCGCAAAGGTAGTTAAGCTATATAATCAAGGTTATCGACGGGTAGTTGATTTAGACCTTAAGGCCTATTTTGATAATGTCAACCATGATTTGATGATTAAATACCTCCAACAATATATTGATGACCCATGGACACTAAGACTTATCCGTAAGTTTTTGACTAGCGGAATCTTGGACCACGGGCTGTTCGTTAGGAGCGACAAAGGAACTCCGCAAGGAGGACCACTATCGCCACTGCTAGCGAATATCTATTTAAATGAGTTGGATAAAGAGCTGACCAGACGTGGTCACCACTTTGTGCGCTACGCGGACGATTGTAACATCTATGTTAAAAGTCAGCGGGCCGGAGAACGAGTAATGCGTAGTATTACTCAGTTTCTTGAAAAGCGATTGAAAGTTAAAGTTAATCCAGATAAAACCAAAATTGGTAGTCCCTTGAGGTTGAAGTTTCTTGGCTTCTCACTCGGTGTAGACCGTAATGGTGCCTATGCCCGACCAGCCAAACAATCACAACAACGAGTAAAACAAGCATTGAGGCTTCTAACTAAGCGTAATCGGGGTGTTTCTCTTACCAAGATGTTTGAAGAAATCCACCAAAAGATGCGTGGCTGGCTTCAGTATTACTCAATTGGGAAGTTAGCCAATTTTATTCACCGCCTTGATCAATGGTTAAGAGCACGAATAAGACAATATATCTGGAAGCAATGGAAGAAATTCAAAACTAAAGTTGTACACCTACAGAAGTTAGGTTTGTCT contains these protein-coding regions:
- the ltrA gene encoding group II intron reverse transcriptase/maturase; the encoded protein is MRQSQKTETQADRLSRIGLENRKYTRARSTDYGEGKGMSVTIQDLVLDRNNLNQAYLRVKRNKGAAGIDDMTVNDLLPYLRENKTELITNLREGNYKPAPVKRVEIPKPNGGVRKLGIPTVVDRLVQQAVAQVLTPIFERVFSDNSFGFRPHRGAQDAIAKVVKLYNQGYRRVVDLDLKAYFDNVNHDLMIKYLQQYIDDPWTLRLIRKFLTSGILDHGLFVRSDKGTPQGGPLSPLLANIYLNELDKELTRRGHHFVRYADDCNIYVKSQRAGERVMRSITQFLEKRLKVKVNPDKTKIGSPLRLKFLGFSLGVDRNGAYARPAKQSQQRVKQALRLLTKRNRGVSLTKMFEEIHQKMRGWLQYYSIGKLANFIHRLDQWLRARIRQYIWKQWKKFKTKVVHLQKLGLSYHDAFVFASTRKGYWRTAHSKTLNYSLTNRKLEHLGLINMSKTLQLIQK